From a region of the Cygnus atratus isolate AKBS03 ecotype Queensland, Australia chromosome 3, CAtr_DNAZoo_HiC_assembly, whole genome shotgun sequence genome:
- the DLK2 gene encoding protein delta homolog 2 has protein sequence MLRSFCLQLMSLLWILLAHHQLAQGDDCSERCNLAHGCCDQDGKCRCDPGWEGEYCEECVRMPGCLHGTCHQPWQCICHSGWAGKFCDKDIHICEHQSPCQNGAQCVYDRDGDYSCLCPEGFHGKDCEMKAGPCEKAGSPCKNGGQCQDENGFASNFTCRCLAGFVGALCEHDVDDCLMRPCANGATCHDGINRFSCQCQVGFEGRFCTININDCASQPCKNGAKCYDRINDYDCLCPDRFTGKTCEISVPEPTWAPPYHPANQESGGAMRSTTSETPPGVTQLEPVRTAVTGRRVANHSEKVPGGGLLKISVKEVVTQRDSGLSEAQLVTVLVFGVLTAVLVLITVLLILRNWQRGRQRSNWCQSPSQAARKLQDQECQVGMLNTVLIEPRKTTEL, from the exons ATGCTCAGGAGCTTCTGTCTCCAGCTCATGTCCTTGCTTTGGATCCTCTTGGCGCATCACCAGCTCGCCCAAG GTGATGACTGCAGTGAGCGCTGCAACCTGGCCCATGGCTGCTGCGACCAGGATGGGAAGTGCAG GTGCGATCCAGGCTGGGAGGGCGAGTACTGCGAGGAGTGCGTGCGCATGCCGGGGTGCCTCCACGGGacctgccaccagccctggcagtgcATCTGTCACAGCGGCTGGGCCGGCAAGTTCTGCGACAAAG ACATACACATCTGCGAACACCAGTCCCCGTGCCAGAACGGGGCTCAGTGCGTCTACGACCGAGACGGGGACTACTCCTGCCTGTGTCCAGAGGGCTTCCACGGGAAGGACTGTGAGATGAAGGCAGGGCCGTGCGAGAAGGCAGG GTCTCCGTGCAAGAACGGGGGGCAGTGTCAAGACGAAAACGGCTTTGCCAGCAACTTCACCTGCCGGTGCCTCGCCGGCTTCGTGGGGGCTCTCTGCGAGCACGACGTGGACGACTGCCTGATGCGCCCCTGTGCCAACGGTGCCACCTGCCACGACGGCATCAACCGCTTCTCCTGCCAGTGCCAGGTGGGCTTCGAGGGGCGTTTCTGCACCATCAACATCAACGACTGCGCCAGCCAGCCCTGCAAGAACGGGGCAAAGTGCTACGACCGCATCAACGACTATGACTGCTTGTGTCCTGACCGTTTCACCGGCAAAACCTGCGAGATCTCCGTCCCCGAGCCCACCTGGGCTCCCCCCTACCACCCTGCGAACCAGGAGAGCGGCGGGGCGATGCGGAGCACCACCAGCGAGACGCCCCCCGGGGTGACGCAGCTGGAGCCCGTCAGGACTGCGGTCACGGGGCGGCGTGTGGCCAACCACAGCGAGAAGGTGCCGGGGGGCGGGTTGTTGAAAATCTCTGTGAAGGAGGTGGTGACCCAGAGGGACTCCGGGCTGAGCGAAGCCCAGCTGGTGACGGTGCTGGTGTTCGGGGTGCTGACGGCGGTGCTGGTCCTCATCACCGTCCTGCTCATCCTGAGGAACTGGCAGAGGGGCCGTCAGAGGTCGAACTGGTGCCAAAGCCCTTCGCAGGCTGCCAGGAAGCTCCAAGACCAGGAGTGCCAGGTGGGCATGCTGAACACCGTCCTGATCGAGCCCAGGAAGACGACGGAGCTGTGA